From Candidatus Effluviviaceae Genus V sp., the proteins below share one genomic window:
- a CDS encoding histidine ammonia-lyase, with protein sequence MSITLNGSGLTVEKLVQIARNGEKVEVAPDAIERIETCRAMLEEKIEAREIMYGVNTGIGEFSEVVLDDEQVKQFQKYLIYNHAAGIGDPAPIEYVRGAIAGRINVHCHGKSGCRPEITMTLVEMLNKGVTPVVCQKGSVGACGDLAPMSQIALLLMGEGEAYYEGEILPGAEAMKRAGIEVPGLKARDGLATINGSNLLTAMAAVHIYDINRLLKQAEIACAMSLEALMANMKPYDVRLHEVRGFAGAVRTANALNKLLAGGDVAEGRLKMKVQDAYSMRSTPQVVGAAHDAVAYAKSQVEVELNGVGDNPIFFPEYKLTLTGANFQGTPVCLPMDMAGAALTMVCVMSERRMNRLTNPALSVGLPPFLTKGAGLMSGMMLSQYTADSLIVEQRILSMPASIQSIPAAADQEDFVSMGMNTAIKNHQIIDNACGVLGIEFMAAAQGLDLRDYDRAKGTDAAHKVIRKHVDYLDEDRPLYPDHTTMKELVRSCEILEEVEKVVGDLG encoded by the coding sequence CGTGCCGCGCCATGCTCGAGGAGAAGATCGAGGCCCGCGAGATCATGTACGGGGTCAACACCGGCATCGGCGAGTTTTCCGAGGTCGTGCTCGACGACGAGCAGGTCAAGCAGTTCCAGAAGTACCTCATCTACAACCACGCCGCCGGCATCGGCGACCCGGCGCCCATCGAGTACGTCCGCGGCGCCATCGCCGGACGCATCAACGTCCACTGCCACGGGAAGTCGGGGTGCCGCCCCGAGATCACGATGACGCTGGTCGAGATGCTCAACAAGGGCGTCACGCCGGTCGTCTGCCAGAAGGGCTCGGTTGGGGCCTGCGGCGACCTGGCACCGATGAGCCAGATCGCGCTTCTTCTCATGGGCGAGGGTGAGGCCTACTACGAGGGCGAGATCCTCCCGGGCGCCGAGGCGATGAAGCGGGCCGGCATCGAGGTGCCCGGACTCAAGGCGCGCGACGGGCTCGCGACCATCAACGGCTCGAACCTCCTGACCGCGATGGCCGCGGTCCATATCTACGACATCAACCGCCTTCTCAAGCAGGCCGAGATCGCCTGCGCCATGAGCCTCGAGGCGCTGATGGCCAACATGAAGCCCTACGACGTCAGGCTTCACGAGGTGCGCGGGTTCGCCGGCGCCGTCAGGACGGCCAACGCGCTCAACAAGCTCCTCGCGGGCGGCGACGTCGCCGAGGGGCGGCTCAAAATGAAGGTCCAGGACGCCTATTCGATGCGCTCGACGCCGCAGGTCGTAGGCGCCGCGCACGACGCGGTCGCGTACGCGAAGAGCCAGGTCGAGGTCGAGCTCAACGGCGTCGGCGACAATCCGATCTTCTTCCCCGAGTACAAGCTCACGCTGACGGGCGCCAACTTCCAGGGGACGCCGGTCTGCCTGCCGATGGACATGGCGGGCGCCGCGCTCACGATGGTCTGCGTGATGAGCGAGCGGCGGATGAACAGACTCACGAACCCGGCCCTCTCGGTCGGTCTGCCGCCCTTCCTGACGAAGGGCGCGGGGCTCATGTCCGGCATGATGCTCTCGCAGTACACCGCCGACAGCCTCATCGTGGAGCAGCGCATCCTCTCGATGCCCGCGAGCATCCAGTCGATCCCCGCGGCCGCCGATCAGGAGGATTTCGTGTCGATGGGGATGAACACGGCCATCAAGAACCACCAGATCATCGACAATGCCTGCGGCGTGCTTGGCATCGAGTTCATGGCCGCGGCGCAGGGCTTGGATCTCCGCGACTACGACCGCGCGAAGGGCACCGATGCCGCGCACAAGGTCATCCGGAAGCACGTCGACTATCTCGACGAGGACCGCCCGCTCTACCCCGACCACACGACCATGAAGGAGCTCGTGCGCTCGTGCGAGATCCTCGAGGAGGTCGAGAAGGTCGTCGGAGACCTCGGGTAG